The Mycobacterium paragordonae genome includes a region encoding these proteins:
- a CDS encoding AbrB family transcriptional regulator: protein MNPIDLLIVAVVCGAFAWSMARYAPKAVPGIGLAAQGVLGVYTGLMVRDISFTALGSHWPIVIAVALSTLVLSVAGGALLGLHRDITPLTGGLALVAGGSAGLVAIARELGGDDRVVAAVQYLRVALITAAMPVVATAFYHSTPSHTAEIAEKSSLPWYFTLPLIAAIVAVGAVAGRRLPGGGLIGPMVITIGLEFAGLANGLAVPMVLFQAGIVLIVLQTVLALDRESLRAIRRILPGAFALIMVLNVAAAGLGVVLAHSAGLSMLDGYLATSPGGVYAVLGTAAGSGSNVTFVMASQVIRVVLMLVAAPFVAKMFIRFTPRSAAAVPVHRELVPVTA, encoded by the coding sequence ATGAACCCGATTGACCTTCTCATCGTCGCCGTTGTCTGCGGGGCCTTCGCCTGGTCGATGGCACGGTATGCGCCCAAGGCCGTGCCGGGAATCGGCCTGGCCGCCCAGGGCGTGCTCGGCGTCTACACCGGGCTGATGGTGCGCGACATCTCGTTCACCGCGCTGGGCTCGCACTGGCCGATCGTCATCGCGGTCGCCCTAAGCACCCTGGTCCTCAGCGTCGCGGGCGGTGCGTTGCTCGGCCTGCACCGCGACATCACGCCGCTGACCGGTGGCCTGGCGCTGGTGGCCGGCGGCTCGGCCGGACTGGTCGCCATCGCGCGTGAACTCGGCGGTGACGATCGCGTCGTCGCGGCCGTCCAGTACCTGCGCGTTGCGCTGATCACCGCCGCGATGCCCGTCGTCGCCACCGCCTTCTACCACAGCACTCCTTCGCACACCGCCGAGATCGCTGAGAAGTCCTCTCTGCCTTGGTATTTCACGCTTCCACTGATCGCCGCCATCGTGGCGGTCGGCGCGGTCGCCGGACGTCGGCTGCCTGGCGGCGGGCTGATCGGCCCGATGGTGATCACCATCGGCCTGGAATTCGCCGGGCTGGCCAACGGCCTCGCGGTGCCGATGGTGTTGTTCCAGGCCGGAATTGTGCTGATCGTCCTGCAGACGGTGCTGGCGCTGGACCGTGAGTCGCTCCGGGCGATTCGCCGGATCCTGCCCGGCGCGTTCGCCCTGATCATGGTGCTGAACGTGGCCGCGGCCGGCCTGGGCGTGGTCCTGGCTCACTCGGCCGGACTGAGCATGCTCGACGGGTACCTGGCGACCAGCCCCGGCGGTGTCTACGCGGTGCTGGGCACCGCGGCCGGCTCGGGTTCGAACGTCACGTTCGTGATGGCGTCCCAAGTCATCCGGGTGGTGCTGATGCTGGTCGCCGCGCCGTTCGTGGCGAAGATGTTCATCCGGTTCACGCCGCGGAGCGCCGCGGCGGTTCCGGTGCACCGGGAACTGGTGCCCGTCACCGCCTGA
- a CDS encoding LuxR C-terminal-related transcriptional regulator, with protein MRLTWPLVGRAQEIAVIRAAISDPRTPGVLVCGAPGVGKSRLAGDALTGLHGCATRWAVASASAQSLPLGAFAAWVRVPGPGDGQLVHLVRDVIESLTATTQHTAVVIAVDDAHLLDDLSVFVLHQIVQRRSAKVVLTVRSGEPLSAALREVWSAGFERLDLQPLSADETATLLSAALNGPVDPDVSQRLWKLTRGNALYLRNIVEQERADGRLVQRHGYWRWTGDPVVPPSLAELIESRMGTLPGAVGDVVDTLAVGEPIELKSLARLVDAAAIEEADVRGLIAIGPVDGSVEVRLAHPLYGELRRSRAAATRLRRLRGRVATELAASEDRDEVRTVVRRAVLSVDSDLAPDGELLLRAAEGAMFLADAPLADRLAAAAIRAGCGVPAYNIRSFALAWQGRGAEADAAVAATPTDGLSEEDRVYLLGHRGFNRLWGLADPDGARQLFEEAAHVATASTRSWSDAYLTVYWASMAQPHKAIALGETVDLECLPGIISSAAAWALVVAHGDAGHAAETDRVAEVGYACVQRTSTAAHMRLILADRHLGALLLSGRLSKASALAQQAREQTADVPGVAQLLGAAIMGRAAAGSGRLDEARKHLQTVVELFAGDSNGFRYRYLIPLTVTLAMCGLADDASAALDAVEAEHHRSWGFVAFEHELARAWVAACQGALSEAINIALRSAESTCATGQYAAEVLCLQTATQFGAGSTAARLGELAQFVEGPRVGIAARFAAALATGDGAELVSVSEDFETQGDLMAALDAAAHAAIAFRHKDLRGSALSCSTRADALAERCGGAITPALRQASVPVPFTSREREIVMLLGEGLPSRAVAERLTLSVRTVEGHIYRAMTKTGVSSREELAALLKPRG; from the coding sequence GTGCGTCTGACGTGGCCGCTGGTCGGCCGGGCACAGGAAATCGCCGTCATCCGGGCAGCGATATCTGATCCGCGCACACCGGGGGTCCTCGTCTGTGGCGCACCCGGTGTCGGAAAGAGCCGGCTTGCGGGTGACGCACTCACGGGCCTTCATGGGTGCGCCACCCGCTGGGCTGTTGCCAGCGCGTCGGCACAATCGCTTCCCCTGGGTGCATTCGCCGCCTGGGTGCGGGTGCCCGGGCCAGGCGACGGGCAGTTGGTACACCTCGTTCGCGACGTGATCGAATCGCTGACGGCCACAACGCAACACACCGCGGTGGTCATCGCCGTCGACGACGCGCACCTGCTCGACGACCTGTCGGTGTTCGTGCTGCACCAGATCGTCCAGCGCCGGTCGGCCAAAGTGGTGTTGACGGTTCGCAGCGGTGAGCCGCTTTCCGCTGCGCTACGGGAAGTGTGGAGCGCCGGTTTCGAGCGACTGGATCTGCAGCCGCTCTCGGCCGACGAAACAGCGACATTGTTGTCGGCGGCCCTAAATGGGCCCGTTGATCCTGATGTCTCGCAAAGACTTTGGAAGCTGACGCGGGGCAACGCACTGTATCTGCGCAACATCGTCGAACAGGAACGGGCCGATGGCCGGTTGGTGCAACGCCACGGCTATTGGCGATGGACCGGCGACCCGGTGGTGCCGCCCAGTCTGGCCGAGTTGATCGAGTCGCGAATGGGGACATTGCCCGGTGCGGTGGGCGATGTCGTGGACACGCTGGCGGTCGGAGAGCCGATCGAACTGAAGTCCCTGGCGCGACTGGTGGACGCGGCGGCCATCGAGGAGGCCGACGTGCGGGGACTGATTGCGATCGGCCCGGTCGACGGCAGTGTGGAAGTGCGGCTGGCTCATCCGCTGTATGGCGAGCTGCGCCGGTCGCGGGCTGCGGCAACCCGGTTGCGCCGGCTGCGCGGCCGGGTCGCCACCGAGTTGGCCGCGTCCGAAGATCGCGACGAAGTGCGAACAGTGGTGCGCCGCGCGGTGTTGAGCGTCGACTCCGATCTCGCACCCGACGGGGAACTCCTTCTTCGGGCAGCCGAAGGCGCGATGTTCCTCGCCGATGCTCCGCTGGCGGACCGGTTGGCGGCGGCGGCAATTCGCGCCGGATGCGGTGTACCGGCCTACAACATCCGCTCGTTCGCGCTGGCCTGGCAAGGACGCGGTGCGGAGGCCGACGCGGCGGTGGCTGCGACCCCAACCGACGGTCTCTCCGAGGAGGATCGGGTTTATCTGCTCGGTCATCGCGGGTTCAACAGGCTGTGGGGGCTGGCTGATCCCGACGGTGCCAGGCAGCTGTTCGAGGAAGCCGCACACGTGGCGACGGCGTCCACACGTAGCTGGAGCGACGCCTACCTGACCGTCTACTGGGCATCGATGGCACAGCCCCACAAGGCGATTGCCCTTGGGGAGACCGTCGATCTGGAATGCCTGCCCGGAATCATCAGTTCCGCCGCGGCGTGGGCGCTGGTCGTCGCCCACGGCGATGCGGGGCACGCCGCAGAGACGGACCGGGTGGCCGAAGTCGGCTACGCCTGCGTGCAGCGCACGTCCACCGCGGCCCACATGAGGTTGATTCTGGCCGACCGGCATCTGGGTGCGCTGCTGCTCAGTGGTCGCTTGTCGAAGGCCAGCGCCCTGGCGCAGCAGGCGCGTGAGCAGACCGCGGATGTTCCCGGTGTCGCCCAACTTCTGGGCGCGGCGATCATGGGCCGGGCTGCGGCCGGATCGGGACGTCTGGATGAGGCCAGGAAGCACCTGCAGACCGTTGTCGAGCTTTTCGCCGGTGATTCCAACGGTTTTCGCTATCGCTACCTCATTCCGCTCACCGTCACACTGGCCATGTGCGGCCTGGCTGACGACGCGTCCGCCGCACTTGATGCTGTGGAGGCAGAGCACCATCGAAGTTGGGGTTTCGTCGCTTTCGAGCACGAGTTGGCGCGCGCCTGGGTCGCTGCCTGCCAGGGTGCGCTCAGCGAAGCGATCAACATTGCGCTTCGTTCGGCCGAATCGACCTGTGCCACCGGACAATACGCTGCGGAGGTGCTGTGCTTGCAGACGGCCACGCAATTCGGTGCTGGGTCGACGGCAGCACGGCTGGGCGAGCTCGCGCAATTCGTGGAGGGCCCGCGGGTCGGCATCGCCGCCCGGTTCGCCGCCGCGCTGGCGACGGGTGACGGAGCCGAGTTGGTCTCGGTGTCAGAGGATTTCGAAACACAGGGCGATCTCATGGCCGCGCTCGACGCGGCAGCGCACGCAGCGATAGCGTTCCGCCACAAAGACTTACGAGGGTCGGCGTTGAGCTGCTCGACACGCGCGGATGCCCTGGCCGAGCGGTGCGGCGGCGCGATCACCCCAGCGCTTCGTCAGGCCAGCGTGCCCGTTCCGTTCACCTCGCGGGAGCGGGAGATCGTGATGCTGCTCGGAGAGGGCCTGCCCAGCCGTGCCGTTGCCGAGCGCCTGACACTGTCGGTGCGCACGGTCGAAGGTCATATCTACCGGGCGATGACTAAGACCGGAGTCTCCAGCCGCGAGGAACTTGCTGCTTTATTGAAGCCGCGGGGCTGA
- a CDS encoding alpha/beta hydrolase family protein, which translates to MGERVTFRSSTGPNLAGIIDVPEGEVRGWGVFAHGFTLGKESPAAARICKQLAADGIGMLRFDALGLSGSEGDWGDGSFTVKVNDIVKACEFMAERGTPADILVGHSWGGAAALAAARQSPGVRSVVTVAAPIDPSHVEKHYDAVVDRCLSEGSAEWMVGGRTLTLKRDFVEDVRAAHLHDKIKGLRLPLLILHSPTDNTVGIGNATEIFRLARHPRSFVSLEGSDHLLTARGQARRAARIIGAWADAYLDED; encoded by the coding sequence ATGGGCGAACGCGTCACGTTCCGAAGTTCGACGGGGCCGAACCTGGCGGGGATCATCGACGTGCCGGAAGGCGAGGTGCGCGGCTGGGGAGTGTTCGCACACGGCTTCACTCTCGGCAAAGAGTCGCCGGCCGCGGCCCGCATTTGCAAGCAACTGGCCGCCGACGGGATCGGCATGCTGCGCTTCGACGCGCTGGGTCTCAGTGGATCCGAGGGAGATTGGGGCGACGGGTCGTTCACCGTCAAGGTCAACGACATCGTCAAGGCATGCGAGTTCATGGCCGAGCGCGGAACCCCGGCCGACATATTGGTCGGTCACTCGTGGGGCGGCGCAGCCGCACTCGCCGCCGCCCGCCAGTCACCGGGGGTGCGGTCGGTCGTCACGGTGGCGGCACCGATAGACCCGAGCCACGTCGAAAAGCATTACGACGCAGTGGTTGACCGTTGCCTGTCCGAAGGCAGTGCCGAGTGGATGGTCGGCGGGCGCACGCTGACCCTGAAGCGGGACTTCGTCGAGGATGTGCGCGCTGCGCATCTGCACGACAAGATCAAAGGACTACGGTTGCCGCTGCTGATCCTGCATTCGCCGACCGACAACACGGTCGGCATCGGAAACGCGACCGAGATCTTCCGGCTGGCTCGCCACCCGCGCAGCTTCGTCTCGCTGGAGGGTTCCGATCACCTGCTCACCGCGCGGGGCCAGGCTCGGCGGGCTGCCCGGATCATCGGCGCGTGGGCCGACGCATATCTCGACGAGGACTAA